The Pelagibacterium halotolerans B2 genome has a segment encoding these proteins:
- the rsfS gene encoding ribosome silencing factor codes for MAPTPSKSVSGDAATKAAPQVPVLDLILASLDDAKAEETISIDITGKSSLADHMVVTSGRSNRHVAAVADQLVQTLKEHGHDKPRIEGLPSADWVLVDASDVIVHIFRPEVREFYNIEKMWAADFGTDTH; via the coding sequence GGGCGATGCCGCAACCAAGGCCGCTCCCCAGGTCCCCGTTCTCGACCTGATCCTCGCATCGCTCGACGATGCAAAGGCCGAAGAAACGATCTCCATCGACATCACCGGAAAGTCCTCGCTGGCCGATCATATGGTCGTGACGTCGGGACGTTCCAACCGTCATGTTGCAGCCGTTGCCGACCAGTTGGTCCAGACGCTCAAGGAACATGGACACGACAAGCCCCGGATCGAAGGACTGCCGTCCGCCGACTGGGTTCTGGTCGATGCGTCCGATGTGATCGTACACATTTTCCGCCCTGAGGTTCGCGAGTTCTACAACATCGAAAAGATGTGGGCTGCGGATTTCGGGACCGATACGCACTAG